The Tenacibaculum jejuense genome includes a window with the following:
- the pbpC gene encoding penicillin-binding protein 1C has product MNKIKQILRKHKFKIIFTILLVWYYFALPKELFNTPTSTVVTSSNNELLGATIANDGQWRFPELDSVPTKFKHCIIQFEDAHFYHHFGFNPVSIVKALQQNIKAKRVVRGGSTLTQQVIRLSRKNKQRSYIEKLKELILATRLEFRYSKQKILQLYASHAPFGGNVVGLEMAAWRYYGLQPHQLSWAESATLAVLPNAPSLIYPGKNQLRLKKKRNRLLKKLFQEEIIDSLTYTLAIEEELPQKPHKLPNLASHFVQEVKKKHNGKRIHSTINIELQQQVQNLAKLHYQQMRQNEVHNLAVLVLDVNTRKVLAYLGNSPTDKKHQKDVNNIIAPRSTGSTLKPFLYAHMLQSGELLPSQLVKDIPTEIAGYTPKNFDLSFDGAVPADEALTRSLNIPAVRMLQEYGLEKFRDHLQEYNITHINKSADYYGLSLILGGAEASLWDLCKIFAGYAGTVNHYETLKHQYYKNEFVNPVYQNTSKVDFGKVNTNQSIIDAGSAYITLETLTNVNRPLSDQAWKYYDSSQKIAWKTGTSFGNKDAWAIGTTSKYVVGVWVGNSDGEGRPDLTGVGSAAPLMFSVFDVLPKATWFLEPFEDVKEVAICKQSGCIALPICPSTKRRVSKNGVRGASCMYHQEVLLDSDENFRVNSECESVNNMITKSWFVLPPLMSYYYKQKNPEYKKLPEIKAGCSTIEKNTIDFVYPTTIQSKMSLTKDNNGDINPILVKLTHSNPEAKIYWYIDDTFMKVTEEYHELPIQPSKGKHTIMVIDDNGNEAKRFIEIY; this is encoded by the coding sequence ATGAATAAAATAAAGCAAATTTTACGAAAACATAAGTTTAAAATAATCTTTACAATACTTCTTGTTTGGTATTATTTTGCTTTACCTAAAGAGTTATTTAACACACCTACATCAACTGTAGTTACGTCTAGTAATAATGAGTTGTTAGGTGCTACTATAGCTAACGATGGTCAATGGCGTTTTCCTGAATTAGATTCTGTTCCTACCAAATTTAAACATTGTATTATTCAGTTTGAAGATGCACATTTTTATCATCATTTCGGTTTCAACCCTGTTTCCATTGTCAAAGCATTACAGCAAAATATAAAAGCAAAAAGAGTAGTTCGAGGAGGGAGTACATTAACACAGCAAGTTATTCGTTTATCAAGAAAAAATAAGCAAAGATCCTACATAGAAAAACTCAAAGAACTCATTTTAGCTACACGATTAGAGTTTCGGTATTCTAAACAAAAAATACTTCAATTATATGCTTCTCATGCACCTTTCGGTGGAAATGTGGTCGGATTAGAAATGGCAGCTTGGCGTTATTACGGTTTACAACCACATCAATTATCTTGGGCAGAAAGTGCTACTTTAGCGGTATTACCAAATGCTCCATCGTTAATTTATCCAGGAAAAAACCAACTGCGATTAAAAAAGAAACGAAATCGACTATTAAAAAAACTATTTCAAGAAGAAATAATCGATAGTTTAACTTACACATTAGCGATAGAAGAAGAATTACCTCAAAAACCACATAAATTACCTAATCTAGCTTCGCATTTTGTACAAGAAGTAAAAAAGAAACATAACGGAAAACGTATTCATAGTACTATAAATATTGAACTTCAACAGCAAGTTCAGAATTTAGCAAAGTTGCATTATCAGCAAATGCGACAAAATGAAGTCCACAATTTAGCTGTGTTAGTATTAGATGTAAATACAAGAAAAGTATTAGCTTACTTAGGAAATTCACCAACAGATAAAAAACATCAAAAAGATGTAAATAATATCATAGCTCCTAGAAGTACAGGAAGCACGTTAAAACCGTTCTTATACGCCCATATGTTACAATCAGGAGAGTTATTACCAAGTCAATTAGTAAAAGATATTCCGACAGAAATTGCAGGTTATACACCAAAAAATTTCGATTTATCTTTCGATGGTGCAGTTCCCGCTGATGAAGCTTTAACACGATCTTTAAATATTCCAGCAGTTCGAATGTTACAGGAATATGGATTAGAAAAGTTTAGAGATCATTTACAAGAATATAATATTACACATATTAATAAATCAGCAGATTATTACGGGTTGTCATTAATTCTTGGTGGAGCAGAGGCGAGTTTGTGGGATTTGTGTAAAATTTTTGCAGGTTATGCAGGAACGGTAAATCATTATGAAACCTTAAAGCATCAGTATTATAAAAATGAGTTTGTAAATCCTGTCTATCAGAATACCAGTAAAGTTGATTTTGGAAAAGTAAATACCAATCAAAGTATTATCGATGCAGGTTCGGCATATATCACTTTAGAAACACTTACGAATGTAAATAGACCATTATCTGATCAAGCATGGAAATACTATGATTCTTCTCAAAAAATAGCATGGAAAACAGGAACAAGCTTTGGTAATAAAGATGCTTGGGCAATAGGAACTACATCGAAATATGTTGTAGGTGTTTGGGTAGGAAATTCCGATGGTGAAGGACGACCAGATTTAACAGGAGTTGGAAGCGCCGCGCCACTTATGTTTTCTGTGTTTGATGTATTACCAAAAGCAACTTGGTTTTTAGAACCGTTTGAAGATGTAAAAGAAGTAGCTATCTGCAAACAAAGTGGTTGTATTGCATTACCAATTTGTCCATCAACAAAAAGAAGAGTTTCCAAGAATGGAGTTAGAGGAGCATCTTGTATGTATCATCAAGAAGTATTGTTAGACAGTGATGAAAATTTCCGAGTAAATTCTGAATGTGAATCAGTAAATAATATGATTACAAAATCTTGGTTTGTTTTACCTCCATTAATGAGTTACTATTACAAACAAAAAAATCCAGAGTACAAAAAATTACCAGAGATAAAGGCAGGATGTTCAACAATAGAAAAAAATACAATTGATTTTGTATATCCAACAACTATTCAGTCTAAAATGTCTCTTACTAAAGATAATAATGGAGATATTAATCCAATTCTAGTAAAACTCACACATAGTAATCCTGAAGCCAAAATTTACTGGTATATCGACGATACTTTTATGAAAGTAACAGAAGAATATCATGAATTACCAATTCAGCCCTCAAAAGGAAAACACACTATAATGGTTATCGACGATAATGGAAATGAAGCCAAACGTTTCATCGAAATTTATTGA
- a CDS encoding DUF6607 family protein: MKKVVTVLMISFILIANAQQDKKAKDLKAIKSMSGCFEVGFNFAETFNYSKDSLYKPSKKKHDKALEWVEVITDKKNKIQMQHLLIVGPEERPHIVKHWRQDWLYENQDLYLFHKDSHWKYRKLDKESVQGQWTQKVYQVDDSPRYEGTATWVHVDGKSFWENAADAPLARRELTKRSDYNVMLRRNRHEITENGWIHNQDNDKIVREDGKEDFLLAQEKGFNTYKRVPDNKCIAAQNWWKNNQVLWKKVRKKWDKAFDNDKDIALQAKVDNKKLYSHLFKLKADASKKQVNEIIDSFIK, from the coding sequence ATGAAAAAAGTAGTAACTGTTTTAATGATTAGTTTCATTTTGATAGCTAATGCACAACAAGACAAGAAAGCGAAAGATTTAAAAGCTATTAAATCTATGAGTGGATGCTTTGAAGTAGGATTCAATTTTGCTGAAACCTTCAATTATTCTAAAGACAGTTTATATAAACCATCTAAAAAGAAACATGACAAAGCTTTAGAATGGGTAGAAGTAATTACTGACAAAAAGAATAAAATTCAGATGCAACATTTACTGATTGTTGGTCCAGAAGAAAGGCCACATATTGTAAAACATTGGCGTCAAGATTGGCTGTACGAAAACCAAGATTTATATCTTTTCCATAAAGATAGTCACTGGAAATACAGAAAATTAGACAAAGAAAGCGTACAAGGGCAATGGACACAAAAAGTTTATCAAGTAGATGATAGTCCGAGATACGAAGGAACTGCAACTTGGGTACATGTTGATGGAAAAAGCTTCTGGGAAAATGCTGCTGATGCTCCTTTAGCGAGAAGAGAATTAACAAAAAGATCTGACTATAATGTTATGTTAAGAAGAAACAGGCATGAAATCACAGAAAACGGTTGGATTCACAATCAGGATAACGATAAAATAGTTAGAGAAGATGGTAAAGAAGATTTCTTATTAGCTCAAGAAAAAGGATTTAATACGTACAAAAGAGTTCCTGATAATAAATGTATTGCTGCTCAAAACTGGTGGAAAAACAACCAAGTATTATGGAAAAAAGTTCGTAAAAAATGGGATAAAGCTTTTGATAATGATAAAGATATTGCTTTACAAGCAAAAGTAGATAATAAGAAGTTATACTCGCATCTTTTTAAATTAAAAGCAGATGCTTCTAAAAAACAAGTAAATGAGATTATAGATAGTTTTATCAAATAA
- a CDS encoding DUF6630 family protein, translating into MTRIYYKEEKLSGESIQHKFINVALFDYIFNSTNTNNFELKVNSKLPLPKAIKTKLDVFKNVQIVRDDLHYNTEEGDFYLPNSIVFTDNNDFSFPTEFYFISKIGEQIELRKCNGGEDVKWYQIPILHQSVQDKNVILKVKNTLKRIKKLVATTHNKKIEEELKQKELERKRKIEEMRPLLTEKQKEAYRELVSLCVQEQSSKTNIVQFIETLKNYDNDEEYLTTFNYFLEFLENEDHNFIIRLDWKSEVEDLEWSLKSSLKQNYDEVLKLPKHQDYNANTTVSHEGVLEDYIKPLRLIGLQLGIIDTKSDEYILLLHKQEDKEKLKIAVEGIGYTYHEKV; encoded by the coding sequence ATGACAAGAATATACTACAAAGAAGAAAAATTAAGCGGAGAATCAATCCAACATAAATTTATTAATGTAGCACTATTCGATTATATCTTTAATAGTACAAATACCAATAATTTTGAGTTAAAAGTTAACTCTAAATTACCATTACCAAAAGCTATAAAAACTAAATTAGATGTATTTAAGAACGTACAAATAGTAAGAGACGATTTACATTATAATACAGAAGAAGGTGATTTTTATTTGCCAAATTCAATAGTTTTTACAGATAATAACGATTTTAGTTTTCCAACAGAATTTTATTTTATTTCCAAAATAGGAGAACAAATAGAACTCAGAAAATGTAACGGAGGAGAAGATGTAAAATGGTATCAAATACCTATTTTACATCAGTCAGTTCAAGATAAAAATGTAATTCTTAAAGTAAAAAACACACTAAAAAGAATCAAAAAACTAGTAGCAACTACTCATAATAAAAAGATAGAAGAAGAATTAAAACAAAAAGAATTAGAAAGAAAAAGAAAAATAGAAGAAATGAGGCCATTGCTAACAGAAAAGCAAAAAGAAGCCTACAGAGAACTAGTTTCTTTATGTGTTCAAGAACAATCAAGTAAAACTAACATTGTACAATTTATAGAAACATTAAAAAATTATGATAATGATGAAGAATACTTAACTACGTTTAATTACTTTCTAGAGTTTCTTGAAAATGAAGATCATAATTTCATCATTAGATTAGATTGGAAATCTGAAGTAGAAGATTTAGAATGGTCATTAAAATCATCATTAAAACAAAACTACGATGAGGTGTTAAAACTACCCAAACATCAAGATTACAATGCGAATACAACAGTATCACATGAGGGAGTTTTAGAAGATTATATAAAACCTTTACGCTTAATTGGACTTCAATTAGGAATTATTGACACAAAATCTGATGAATATATTCTTTTGTTACACAAACAAGAAGACAAAGAAAAATTAAAAATAGCAGTAGAAGGAATAGGATATACTTATCATGAGAAAGTATAA
- the msrA gene encoding peptide-methionine (S)-S-oxide reductase MsrA, producing the protein MKNIIYVTLFLLGINLQAQKDKEVAYFASGCFWCVEAIFESVEGVDEAVSGYAGGHTKNPTYKSIGTGRTGHAETVAVYYDPKKVDFKTLVVVFFGSHDPTTVNGQHPDYGTQYRSIAFYNNDAEKQIIEKYIKSLNYKVYKGKVATEVLPIKKFHEAEAYHQNYERLNPNNPYVQNVSIPRLNRFKKKFPSLLKKDSH; encoded by the coding sequence ATGAAGAATATCATATATGTAACTCTTTTTTTATTAGGCATAAATTTACAAGCGCAAAAAGATAAAGAAGTAGCTTATTTTGCAAGTGGTTGTTTTTGGTGTGTAGAAGCTATTTTTGAAAGCGTAGAAGGAGTCGATGAAGCTGTTTCTGGTTATGCAGGAGGTCATACAAAAAATCCAACGTACAAGAGTATTGGTACAGGAAGAACAGGACATGCAGAAACTGTAGCTGTGTATTACGATCCTAAAAAAGTAGATTTTAAAACTTTAGTAGTTGTGTTTTTTGGTTCTCATGATCCTACAACTGTAAATGGTCAACATCCAGATTATGGAACACAATACAGATCTATTGCTTTTTATAATAATGATGCAGAAAAGCAAATCATCGAAAAATATATTAAATCATTAAACTACAAAGTATATAAAGGTAAAGTTGCTACAGAAGTACTACCAATTAAAAAATTCCATGAAGCTGAAGCTTACCATCAGAATTATGAGCGTTTAAATCCAAACAATCCTTATGTACAAAATGTATCCATTCCTAGATTGAATAGATTTAAAAAGAAATTCCCAAGTTTATTAAAGAAAGATTCACACTAA
- a CDS encoding HmuY family protein, which yields MKQIKLILTLLVIGFVVTSCNDEDNTIPAQPVESKTITNLAALQDTDFTQNPPVTTGSFTKFSFKAGTVVTDDNWDIAFRGTTILVNGGTKIGSLSDEPERTGNAALVIQSGTFANVTTAPDGAEFSQDASGSYALPTGSDNGWYNYAGPPTHLISPLAGKVIIVRTKDGNYAKMEILNYYKDNDPTEADNARYYSFNYVYNPNVGDKSIQ from the coding sequence ATGAAGCAAATAAAATTAATTTTAACATTATTAGTCATAGGTTTTGTAGTCACATCTTGTAACGATGAAGATAATACAATTCCAGCACAACCTGTAGAATCAAAAACAATTACAAACCTAGCAGCATTACAAGACACAGATTTTACTCAAAATCCTCCAGTAACAACAGGAAGTTTCACAAAATTTAGTTTCAAAGCTGGAACAGTAGTAACTGATGATAATTGGGATATCGCTTTTAGAGGAACTACAATTTTAGTAAATGGAGGTACTAAAATAGGAAGTTTATCTGATGAACCAGAGAGAACAGGAAATGCAGCTTTAGTTATTCAAAGTGGAACATTTGCGAATGTAACAACAGCTCCAGATGGTGCCGAGTTTTCACAAGATGCTTCCGGAAGTTATGCTTTACCAACAGGAAGTGATAATGGATGGTATAATTATGCAGGACCACCAACACATTTAATTAGTCCTTTAGCTGGAAAAGTAATTATCGTAAGAACTAAAGATGGGAATTATGCAAAAATGGAAATTTTAAATTACTATAAAGATAATGATCCTACAGAAGCAGATAATGCTAGATATTACTCATTTAACTATGTGTACAATCCTAATGTAGGTGATAAAAGCATTCAGTAG
- a CDS encoding RNase A-like domain-containing protein: MKLFKVNYYLKIFLLGLFITTSFTSCQDEELVMNPSEVITPQTTSENTSETNAILTRGGSGFLITHENCGGHTIERHVNKSDSYLRWRLNNSSISAASTFYELNQAGQVIYNAINSNSSRVNNWLNGSGGYRLVLNYSHHRNIGKVLRRGNSSPYNSRRLRVVLERRNCSGYGYRILTAYPN; this comes from the coding sequence ATGAAACTTTTTAAAGTAAACTACTATCTTAAAATATTCCTTTTAGGTTTATTTATAACAACTTCTTTTACGTCTTGTCAGGATGAAGAATTAGTAATGAATCCTTCAGAAGTAATTACTCCCCAAACAACTAGTGAAAATACTTCTGAAACAAATGCAATACTAACTCGAGGTGGTTCTGGATTTTTAATTACACATGAAAATTGTGGCGGACACACGATTGAACGCCATGTAAATAAATCTGATAGTTATTTACGTTGGCGTTTAAACAATTCTAGTATTAGTGCTGCCAGTACTTTTTATGAATTGAATCAGGCTGGGCAAGTAATTTATAATGCAATTAACAGCAATAGTAGTCGTGTAAATAATTGGTTAAATGGTAGTGGTGGCTATCGACTAGTTTTAAATTACTCTCACCATAGGAATATTGGTAAAGTATTAAGAAGAGGAAATTCTTCACCTTATAATTCTAGAAGATTACGTGTGGTCTTAGAACGTAGAAATTGTTCTGGATATGGTTATAGAATATTAACTGCGTATCCTAACTAA
- a CDS encoding cation:proton antiporter: MLELAGIIILGILAQWVAWKLKIPAILPLILIGLLVGPFAAEFFNDGSKWIEPIWNGEKGLFPGEGLFYFVSLAISIILFEGGLTLKKSEIRNVGPVITKLITLGSVVTFFGAGIFARYIFDLSWEMSLLFSSLIIVTGPTVISPILRNIPLKKDVAAVLKWEGILIDPIGALVAVLVFEFISVGGDSGFTQTALIEFFKIVLFGSTLGFVFAKGLIFIVNRKFVPHYLLNVVSLSMVLLVFVLSDLLAHESGLLAVVVMGMVIANSKLKSFDELLYFKESLTVLLISILFILLAANMKMSELQLILNWKTVLLFALVVFIVRPLGVFISTHKSTLQLNEKIFISWVGPRGIVAAGIASLFGTKLMKQGVAGAEYITPLVFMIVLGTVLLNATTARMLSKMIGVFLKKSEAIVFVGASRSARLIASYLKQNNRRVILLDSNKDYVNDAKEMGMEAFNIDIYNDSLDNNVELNDVGYLIAMTGSDVINKYALERFSDIYGEMGAYRLATSREIASKQLENTDVLFTANDDFINVTETVRDFPKMNELTVTSSEDFTEKIEAILQKDKAIPLFLKSDKTIKILAEVTSQDIKENDVIVYVGETL; this comes from the coding sequence ATGTTAGAATTAGCAGGAATTATCATTTTAGGGATTTTAGCGCAGTGGGTAGCATGGAAATTGAAAATCCCTGCCATATTACCTTTAATTTTAATCGGATTATTAGTAGGTCCTTTCGCAGCAGAATTCTTTAACGATGGAAGCAAATGGATAGAACCGATATGGAATGGAGAAAAAGGTTTATTTCCAGGAGAAGGTTTGTTTTATTTTGTATCACTTGCCATTAGTATTATTCTTTTTGAAGGAGGTTTAACACTTAAAAAGAGCGAAATAAGGAATGTAGGACCAGTAATTACAAAACTAATTACTTTAGGTTCTGTGGTTACTTTTTTCGGAGCAGGTATTTTCGCAAGATATATTTTCGATTTAAGTTGGGAAATGTCGTTGTTATTTTCATCATTAATTATTGTGACAGGTCCGACTGTAATTTCTCCAATTTTAAGGAATATTCCATTAAAGAAAGATGTTGCTGCTGTATTAAAGTGGGAAGGAATTTTAATTGATCCAATTGGAGCTTTAGTTGCCGTTTTAGTTTTTGAGTTTATAAGTGTTGGAGGTGATAGCGGATTTACACAAACAGCTTTAATTGAATTCTTTAAAATTGTATTATTTGGTTCTACTTTAGGATTTGTATTTGCAAAAGGATTAATTTTTATAGTAAATAGAAAATTTGTACCACATTACTTATTAAACGTAGTGTCACTTTCTATGGTTTTACTGGTATTTGTATTATCAGATTTATTAGCGCACGAATCAGGTTTATTAGCTGTTGTAGTTATGGGAATGGTAATTGCTAACAGTAAATTAAAAAGCTTTGACGAATTACTATATTTCAAAGAATCACTAACTGTTTTATTGATTTCGATTCTATTCATTTTATTAGCTGCAAACATGAAAATGTCTGAATTGCAATTAATTTTAAATTGGAAAACAGTACTATTATTCGCTTTAGTAGTTTTCATTGTTCGTCCTTTGGGAGTATTTATAAGTACACATAAATCTACACTACAATTAAACGAAAAAATCTTTATCAGTTGGGTTGGACCAAGAGGTATAGTTGCTGCGGGAATTGCGTCTTTATTTGGAACGAAACTGATGAAACAAGGCGTAGCTGGAGCAGAATATATTACACCATTAGTGTTTATGATTGTTTTAGGAACTGTATTATTAAATGCAACTACAGCAAGAATGCTATCTAAAATGATCGGAGTATTCTTAAAGAAATCAGAAGCAATTGTATTTGTTGGGGCTTCAAGATCTGCACGTTTAATAGCAAGTTATTTAAAACAAAATAATCGTCGTGTAATTTTATTAGATAGTAACAAGGATTATGTAAATGATGCGAAGGAAATGGGCATGGAAGCATTTAATATCGATATCTATAATGACAGTTTAGACAATAATGTAGAATTGAATGATGTAGGATATTTGATTGCTATGACAGGTAGTGATGTCATTAATAAGTATGCGTTAGAACGTTTTTCTGATATCTATGGAGAAATGGGAGCTTATCGTTTAGCAACATCAAGAGAAATAGCTTCAAAACAATTAGAAAACACTGATGTGTTGTTTACAGCAAATGATGATTTTATCAATGTAACAGAAACAGTTCGTGATTTTCCAAAAATGAATGAATTAACAGTTACATCTTCAGAAGACTTCACAGAAAAAATAGAAGCAATACTCCAAAAAGATAAAGCCATACCATTGTTTTTGAAATCTGATAAAACAATTAAAATTTTAGCAGAAGTAACTTCGCAAGACATCAAAGAAAATGATGTAATAGTGTATGTAGGAGAAACATTGTAA
- a CDS encoding TonB-dependent receptor plug domain-containing protein, producing MFLNKCFGFLICLITLNSFSQEKKVVKDTIDDRLDEVVVTATRTKRQLSSLPMPVTLISKKQILATGSTHLRDIIAEQTGIIIVSDVGNSEGVQMQGVAADYVLILINGLPLVGRTSGNIDLNRLSVNNIKQIEIVKGPSSSLYGSEALGGVINIITKMPDKDKTSGNVSFMTRFLAREELDLNANLTHQKNKLGIDTSINLNSGGAFDLSPETPENTSVPYQNFTGNLRLFYELSDQLQINTDVRYLSEEIFENGGDSKKTDFYSSLNVSHELTDAIKIDYLLFGTRFKTESIFNDASSVFDRTLYRPEIKAEFDFSFGNIIAGVGGNFDGLERTFFEGNEQYNAKYLFGQYDTNIGKDLNVILGFRYDTFNKFKSAFSPKLSANYKINNWLAAKASAGFGYKVPDFRHLFFNFRNTGSGYIVLGTHVLEDLYGHRPEVQNLDKELKPESSIGYNFGFQLKPLRGIRLNINFFRNDFKDLINTFAVTRGNFSDLPGISVFSYENRAEVFTQGVEVDMNYKINNNLRFTTGYQFLDTGDKQELDEIKSGNVFFRRTPSSPSERLTTSQYFGLPNRSKHIVNAKLFYENFEHNFSANVRVLYRSEYALFDTNNSRGIIDNHDDFITGNMQVNTTLQKTLFNIMSVQLGVDNVFNNRGRENLDNFPGQDSALRLGRTFYTRIQFNL from the coding sequence ATGTTTCTAAATAAGTGTTTCGGATTTTTAATTTGCTTGATTACTTTGAATAGTTTTTCACAAGAAAAGAAAGTAGTAAAAGATACGATTGATGATAGATTAGATGAAGTTGTGGTAACCGCAACAAGAACGAAGAGACAGTTATCTTCTTTACCAATGCCGGTAACTTTAATTTCTAAAAAACAAATTTTAGCAACGGGTTCTACTCATTTAAGAGATATTATTGCTGAACAAACAGGAATTATTATTGTTTCTGATGTAGGAAATTCTGAAGGAGTACAAATGCAAGGAGTTGCAGCCGATTATGTTCTGATTTTAATTAATGGTTTGCCTTTAGTTGGAAGAACATCAGGAAATATTGATTTAAATAGACTTTCGGTAAACAATATCAAACAAATTGAAATAGTTAAAGGTCCCTCTTCTTCTTTATACGGATCAGAAGCTTTAGGTGGTGTTATTAATATTATTACTAAAATGCCTGATAAAGATAAAACTTCTGGTAATGTTAGTTTTATGACTCGATTTTTAGCTCGTGAAGAATTAGATTTAAATGCTAATCTTACGCATCAAAAAAATAAGTTAGGAATAGACACCAGTATCAATTTAAACTCAGGAGGAGCTTTTGATTTATCGCCAGAAACTCCAGAAAATACAAGTGTACCATACCAGAATTTCACTGGAAATTTACGTTTGTTTTATGAGCTTTCAGATCAATTACAAATAAATACGGATGTTAGATATCTAAGTGAAGAGATTTTTGAAAATGGAGGAGATAGTAAAAAAACAGACTTTTATTCTTCATTAAATGTTTCGCATGAGTTAACTGATGCAATAAAAATAGATTATCTATTGTTTGGAACTCGTTTTAAGACAGAAAGTATTTTTAATGATGCAAGTTCAGTTTTTGATAGGACTTTATATAGACCTGAGATTAAAGCGGAGTTTGATTTCTCTTTCGGAAATATTATTGCTGGAGTGGGAGGGAATTTTGATGGACTCGAACGTACTTTTTTTGAAGGAAACGAACAATACAATGCCAAGTATCTTTTTGGACAATACGATACAAATATTGGAAAAGATTTAAATGTAATTCTAGGATTTAGATACGATACATTCAATAAATTTAAATCTGCATTTAGTCCGAAACTATCGGCAAATTATAAAATAAATAATTGGTTAGCAGCTAAGGCATCTGCTGGTTTTGGTTACAAAGTTCCAGATTTCAGACATCTGTTTTTCAACTTCAGAAATACAGGTAGTGGTTATATTGTGTTAGGAACACATGTGTTAGAAGATCTTTATGGACATAGACCAGAAGTTCAAAACCTAGATAAAGAACTAAAACCAGAAAGTTCTATTGGTTATAATTTTGGTTTTCAATTAAAACCACTTCGTGGTATAAGACTAAACATCAATTTCTTCAGAAACGACTTTAAAGACCTAATCAATACGTTTGCTGTAACTAGAGGAAACTTCTCAGATCTTCCTGGAATCTCTGTGTTCTCTTATGAGAATAGAGCAGAAGTATTTACACAAGGAGTAGAAGTTGACATGAATTATAAAATCAATAACAATTTAAGGTTTACAACTGGATATCAATTTTTAGACACTGGTGATAAACAAGAATTAGATGAAATAAAATCAGGGAATGTATTCTTTAGAAGAACTCCAAGTTCTCCATCAGAAAGATTAACAACAAGTCAATATTTCGGTTTACCAAATAGATCAAAGCATATTGTAAATGCAAAACTATTTTATGAAAACTTCGAACATAATTTCTCAGCAAATGTAAGAGTATTATATCGAAGTGAATATGCATTATTTGATACGAATAATAGTAGAGGGATTATAGATAATCATGATGATTTTATAACTGGTAACATGCAAGTAAATACGACACTCCAAAAAACACTTTTCAATATAATGAGTGTACAATTAGGAGTAGATAATGTATTTAATAACAGAGGAAGGGAAAACCTAGATAATTTTCCTGGTCAAGATTCAGCTTTACGTTTAGGACGAACTTTTTACACAAGAATACAATTTAACTTATAG